The genomic region TTCAGCACAGAAGCAAGTCCATTTCTAATAACAGGGGACACTCAAACGTTTCCCCTGCAGTGGTGGGAGGCAATAAGCAGCTGAGTGTTATTTACTCTGCTGGACAGCTTCGCTCACTGAGTGGCTCAAATACACACATCAGAGCTCAATGTGCTGTGAGAAGATTGAGCGCACACCCCAACTGAGCAGCTCTCCATCTGTGAGATAAGATGGGTATGCCCTGACTACAGCTGAAGACAGGATTTCTGTCTTGGTATTCAGCCATCAAATGGCTTTATACAGAGCACTTATTACCTAAAGTCATTTTATGATATATTCTTTACTAGAAAGACACGTGCAGTATCTTGATTGTTATTGTTGCACAGTATTTATGCAGAAAGCAACACACGGGGCTCTGTTTAAATCAACCTCCCAATGATTTCTGTCAGTCTAAAACTTAAATAATGAATTGACTCAGTCAAAGTAAATAGACATTTTATTAATCATACTTAATTTgccattttacacacattttatttgatttttttcactgTCATGCACTGCCCAACACAACTTGctccactcttcttcttttttttttttcttcctctgttgtgCCAACTCCTCCAGCTTTACAAATATGATAAGGCCAAAGCTGCAACCACTCTCCCCACACGGTGGTAATGGTTAACCAGATAATTCATTTAGGGGTGGGAATAGAAAACAGTCAGAAGTTTTTCTGACTTCTTTTCTGTGCTTGCGCGCCTTCAATGAGCTGTTCATTCATAGTTGGACTAAGAATGGAGGACACATTGCAACAAGAGAAACAAGAGCTGGATTTTCAAAATCCAAATGAGGACCAAGGTAACATTTGCATtgtctgctctttttttctctgactgactgatccAGCCCGTCATTCAACTCAGACatagaaatatgaaatatttacatttacagtgtgtcacaacaacagaaatgcaaatgtatcgtagttgttatttttcaaagcaTGTAACAACATGTCATGCATATACCAACCATGTTTCTGAGTGTATTAAATGctgcatttgtttacatgtttcctTTGCCTGGGGTTTTGTTTGAAAGGTGGGATCCGTCGCCGATTACGAGACCGGGATCTTCTTAGGAAGAGAAAGGCTGAAGCAGAACAGAAGGAAACTAACCAGTGGGTTTTTGGGTAAATTTATGGAAAAAAACTCCAGCTTTATGCTCATTTGTATCTTTTTTACTCCAACTAAAAACGTACAGCTCTGTGCTAATACTGACATTATATTCAAAtggaacagaaaacagaaacagacgTTTCATTAATGATTAATTAAAGCTGATGCGCTAAATTGTTATTATAACCTTTGCAGAACAGTGAATAAACAGAAACTTAGCTGTTGATCACTCCTCTGGTTGATTTTGAATATGGAGCAAGAGGAAACCAAAGGTTGCTCTGGTGTTTCTGTTAACGCCCCAGAGCCAGGTCAAGGACTCTGTACTATTAGCTTTGCAAAAGTACGTCCACAGTTTTTGGCCTTGATGACAACTGTTGTGCTCTTTCAGGGTGGCGAGCCAGAGAAAAAGATCAAGGGGGGATGAGAAGAGTGGcacaaaaaagagagggaggccCAGGAAGACTGAGCCCACAGTGATGATGCCTATCGTTCAGGGAGAGTCAGCACTTGCTCATGAATCTCCTGCAGTAGTGGTGGTGCCTGAACCTGTGGGGATCATCTCAGATCAAACACCAGGATCTCTAACCCCCTTACTTGCTGCTGAAAGTGGTGACAAACTGGAATTGCAGCCACAATCTGCAATTGCTGCCCCTGCTTCTACACCTCTGTTTGGATCTGTCCAAAGCTCTGTCCCTGCTCCTTTTCTGACTCCTCCAGCACCACTGAACCAGACTCCAGCTCCTGTTTCCCTctcagctcctgctcctgctccagctcctgctcTTGATGTTCTTGATGCAGCTGCATTTCCTGTCCAAAATCCAGCTCCAGTTCTGTCCCAAGCCTCtgcaccagctgctgctgctgcttctgctgcttctcccGCTTCTCCCCAAGTAGAGACCCTCTTCACAGAGTCACAAGGCAGGGATGCATTTGACCAGGTCCTGATTGAGGATTTGGGACCGGATGAGGAAGAAGACCTCATTCCACTTCAAGACAAATCAGCCGATGAAGGTATAACTGGTGTGGAAGCACAACAACACATGTGCGCATTTGAAACCTTGAATAATTTCTAACAAACAAACTTTCTTTCTgtacatttctgtctgtttt from Solea senegalensis isolate Sse05_10M linkage group LG6, IFAPA_SoseM_1, whole genome shotgun sequence harbors:
- the hemgn gene encoding ensconsin isoform X2, translated to MSCSFIVGLRMEDTLQQEKQELDFQNPNEDQGGIRRRLRDRDLLRKRKAEAEQKETNQVASQRKRSRGDEKSGTKKRGRPRKTEPTVMMPIVQGESALAHESPAVVVVPEPVGIISDQTPGSLTPLLAAESGDKLELQPQSAIAAPASTPLFGSVQSSVPAPFLTPPAPLNQTPAPVSLSAPAPAPAPALDVLDAAAFPVQNPAPVLSQASAPAAAAASAASPASPQVETLFTESQGRDAFDQVLIEDLGPDEEEDLIPLQDKSADEDLTETPLLNVPEQNKMFSIPTLSTQPPPQEYFPRNSV
- the hemgn gene encoding ensconsin isoform X1, translated to MSCSFIVGLRMEDTLQQEKQELDFQNPNEDQGGIRRRLRDRDLLRKRKAEAEQKETNQWVFGVASQRKRSRGDEKSGTKKRGRPRKTEPTVMMPIVQGESALAHESPAVVVVPEPVGIISDQTPGSLTPLLAAESGDKLELQPQSAIAAPASTPLFGSVQSSVPAPFLTPPAPLNQTPAPVSLSAPAPAPAPALDVLDAAAFPVQNPAPVLSQASAPAAAAASAASPASPQVETLFTESQGRDAFDQVLIEDLGPDEEEDLIPLQDKSADEDLTETPLLNVPEQNKMFSIPTLSTQPPPQEYFPRNSV